A single window of Corvus hawaiiensis isolate bCorHaw1 chromosome 22, bCorHaw1.pri.cur, whole genome shotgun sequence DNA harbors:
- the LRRC38 gene encoding leucine-rich repeat-containing protein 38 — MIRDLLDTITHTHTSTRHSCSAEQNVFLLEVVLITAFRSLTMLPCFPSCLLPFAGFACLLFLPGGHLCPAVCSCMDYHTIDCRDQGLPSVPNPFPLDVRKLLIADNNIQAIPADFFIFYGDLVYLDFRNNSLTSLEEGTFSSSTKLVYLDLSYNNLTQLDAGIFKSAEKLIKLSLGNNNLVDVDEAAFENLDQLQVLELNDNNLQSLNVAALEALPSLRTIRLEGNPWVCDCDFANLFSWIQDNASKLQKGLHEIQCSLPVENRRIFLNELSEVSFSECKFSLSLTDLFIIIFSGVAVSIAAILSSFFLATLVHCFQRCAPSKDDDDDEDDSED; from the exons ATGATACGTGATCTCCTGGATacaatcacacacacacacacaagtacCAGGCACTCCTGCTCAGCTGAGCAAAATGTCTTTCTCCTAGAAGTGGTGCTCATCACAGCCTTCAGATCCTTGACGATGTTGCcatgctttccttcctgcctcctgCCTTTTGCTGGCTTTGCctgcctgcttttcctgcccGGGGGTCATCTTTGCCCTGCTGTCTGTAGCTGTATGGACTACCACACCATAGACTGCCGGGATCAAGGACTCCCAAGTGTTCCTAATCCCTTTCCATTGGATGTACGGAAACTTCTTATAGCTGATAACAACATTCAGGCGATACCAGCTGacttctttatattttatgGAGATCTAGTCTATTTGGACTTCAGGAATAACTCCCTCACCTCTTTAGAAGAGGGCACTTTTAGCAGTTCTACCAAACTGGTGTATTTAGACTTAAGCTACAATAATTTAACACAGCTAGATGCTGGGATATTCAAATCAGCAGAGAAACTGATAAAATTGAGCCTTGGAAACAATAACCTGGTGGATGTGGATGAGGCTGCTTTTGAGAACCTGGACCAGCTCCAAGTGTTAGAATTGAATGACAATAATTTACAGAGCCTAAACGTGGCAGCCCTGGAAGCGCTGCCCTCCCTGCGGACCATCCGCTTGGAGGGCAACCCTTGGGTCTGTGACTGTGACTTTGCCAATCTTTTCAGCTGGATACAGGACAATGCATCCAAGCTCCAGAAAG GTCTCCATGAAATCCAGTGTTCCCTGCCTGTGGAGAACAGAAGGATCTTTCTGAATGAGTTATCTGAGGTCAGCTTTAGTGAATGCAAATTCAGTTTGTCATTGACAGATCTTTTTATCATCATCTTCTCTGGAGTCGCCGTGTCCATCGCTGCAATTCTCTCCAGCTTCTTCCTGGCCACCCTGGTGCACTGCTTCCAAAGGTGTGCTCCCAGCAAGGACGACGATGATGATGAAGACGACAGTGAGGACTGA